The following coding sequences lie in one Myxococcus virescens genomic window:
- a CDS encoding zf-HC2 domain-containing protein, translating into MSAHESEWTLRRLSAGELTTTEAARVQAHAASCESCAQALRGIQAAQTRLEAEGPFGRFEAGVEQALRRQQDSARPPPRRWVATTVAIAASLLVVVLVRPLLGSSAESGAIEGLNRLKGGATAELLIGGGLGPQREAIPGRPEALDLGERVTVGYTAGTHRYVAALSVDAIGEVTPLFPEAGASAPVVPGSGQHWLPGGWEFTGSGAERVIVVLSDEPLPQETLVEAARRAFAQADGDVGRMAELEVPGAQTHWVLQKP; encoded by the coding sequence ATGAGCGCGCACGAATCGGAATGGACGCTGCGCCGCCTGAGCGCCGGAGAGCTGACCACCACCGAGGCCGCCCGCGTCCAGGCCCATGCGGCCTCGTGCGAGTCCTGCGCCCAGGCCCTGCGCGGCATCCAGGCAGCCCAGACACGGCTCGAAGCGGAAGGCCCCTTCGGGCGCTTCGAGGCCGGCGTGGAGCAGGCCCTGCGGCGGCAGCAGGACTCCGCCCGGCCACCGCCGCGACGCTGGGTGGCGACGACGGTGGCCATCGCCGCGTCGCTGCTGGTGGTGGTGCTGGTGCGCCCGCTGCTGGGCTCCAGCGCGGAGTCGGGCGCCATCGAGGGACTCAACCGCCTCAAGGGCGGCGCGACGGCGGAGCTGCTCATCGGCGGGGGGCTGGGGCCACAGCGGGAGGCCATTCCGGGAAGGCCCGAGGCGCTCGACCTGGGTGAGCGGGTGACGGTGGGCTACACGGCGGGGACGCACCGCTACGTGGCGGCGCTGTCGGTGGATGCCATTGGCGAGGTGACGCCGCTGTTTCCGGAGGCGGGAGCCAGCGCCCCCGTGGTCCCTGGCAGTGGACAGCACTGGCTGCCCGGAGGCTGGGAGTTCACCGGCTCCGGAGCTGAGCGCGTCATCGTCGTGCTGAGTGACGAGCCCCTGCCCCAGGAGACGCTGGTGGAAGCCGCCCGGCGCGCCTTTGCCCAGGCGGATGGCGACGTCGGCCGGATGGCCGAACTGGAAGTCCCCGGAGCGCAGACGCACTGGGTGCTGCAGAAGCCATGA
- a CDS encoding response regulator: protein MSSSTPRVNRFGPPLPPPTLAGYVVAALAVLLIAVLTYQALETRTNAVEMVRHTMGVVERLKTLLSSVKDAESSQRGFLLTSEDSYLEPYTNANRLLPTQLAELQTLMGDNALQQRRLVTLNALITEKLAEIQRTVELKQTGQPDAALALVRTDEGIELMTRIRALVEQMETEERRLLELRDGDFQRAATTSLTVTWLGSALLLVLIFIAAYMTSREFRARSIQAWMQQGQSLLSAAMQGEQRLEQLGDNVLRLLAEYLDAQVGALYLADEAERFRRFAGYALPATFPNSGAVLQPGEGLVGQALKHRRVFHVQDVPEGYLPVSSSLGQGTPRHLLVVPAQVDGKVNAVLELGFLHPIHPSDLTLLERVAELVAIAVRTSHDRTRLEELLEETQRQSEELQAQQEELRVSNEEIEEQSRILKESQARLEEQQAELEQTNSQLEAQTQLLEKQKDVLTRAQAELTEKAEELERTGRYKSEFLANMSHELRTPLNSSLILAKLLADNKDGNLTEEQVKFAQTISAAGNDLLALINDILDLSRIEAGKVDLLPEAVSLPRFVENLSRTFQVLAQEKGIGFTAQVEPGAPATVETDPQRLGQVLKNLLSNALKFTEKGVVSLRVLPAGPGRVAFAVTDTGIGIPAHLQGLIFEAFRQADGSTHRKYGGSGLGLSISRDLARLLGGDVSVESTPGQGSTFTVTLPVALGDRTLVARESPGAVASFRAPVAPPPAPVPASLVETAPRPLAASAVEDDREQLAPDARVILVVEDDRRFALILRDLARELGFLAIVTDNGSDAYQAAVRYQPSAILLDMNLPDHSGLAVLDQLKRNAKTRHIPVHVISVADHSREALELGAVGYALKPVQREQLMEAVRKLETKFSPGVRRVLVVEDDARQRESIQHLLESDEVGIVGVATAGQALEKLRERTFDCMVMDLNLPDLSGYELLEQMAALENVSFPPVIVYTGRSMTRDEEQRLRRFSKSIIIKGARSPERLLDEVTLFLHQVEARMPPERQRMLQVARDREAALEGRRILVVEDDVRNIFALSSVLEPRGAKVEIARNGKEALERLTRSLAQPSQTVDLVLMDIMMPEMDGLAAMREIRKRTEWHKLPIIALTAKAMRDDQEKCLAAGANDYIAKPLDVEKLLSLIRVWMPKA, encoded by the coding sequence ATGAGCTCCTCCACCCCTCGCGTCAATCGTTTTGGACCACCGCTGCCGCCGCCGACGCTCGCTGGCTACGTGGTGGCGGCGCTGGCGGTGTTGCTCATCGCCGTCCTGACCTACCAGGCGCTGGAGACGCGGACGAACGCCGTGGAGATGGTCCGCCACACCATGGGGGTGGTCGAACGTCTCAAGACGCTCCTCTCTTCGGTGAAAGATGCGGAGAGCAGCCAGCGCGGCTTCCTGCTGACGAGCGAGGACAGCTACCTGGAGCCGTACACCAACGCCAACCGGCTGCTGCCGACTCAACTGGCGGAGCTCCAGACGTTGATGGGCGACAACGCGCTCCAGCAGCGGCGGCTGGTGACGCTCAACGCCCTCATCACCGAGAAGCTGGCGGAGATTCAGCGGACGGTGGAGCTGAAGCAGACGGGCCAGCCGGATGCCGCGCTGGCCCTGGTCCGGACCGATGAAGGCATCGAGCTGATGACCCGCATCCGAGCCCTGGTGGAGCAGATGGAGACGGAGGAGCGGCGGCTGCTCGAGCTGCGCGATGGCGACTTCCAGCGCGCGGCCACCACGTCGCTGACCGTCACCTGGCTGGGGTCGGCGCTGCTGCTGGTGCTCATCTTCATCGCGGCGTACATGACGTCGCGCGAGTTCCGGGCGCGCTCCATCCAGGCTTGGATGCAGCAGGGACAGTCGCTGCTGAGCGCGGCGATGCAGGGCGAGCAGCGCCTGGAGCAACTGGGCGACAACGTCCTGCGCCTGCTGGCGGAGTACCTGGATGCGCAGGTGGGCGCCCTCTACCTGGCGGATGAGGCGGAGCGCTTCCGCCGCTTCGCGGGCTATGCGCTGCCCGCGACCTTCCCGAACTCGGGCGCGGTGCTCCAGCCAGGAGAGGGGCTGGTGGGACAGGCGCTCAAGCACCGTCGCGTCTTCCACGTCCAGGACGTGCCCGAAGGCTACCTGCCCGTCAGCTCCAGCCTGGGGCAGGGGACGCCGCGGCACCTGCTGGTGGTACCCGCGCAGGTGGACGGCAAGGTCAACGCGGTGTTGGAGCTGGGCTTCCTCCACCCCATCCACCCCTCCGACCTGACGCTGCTCGAACGGGTGGCGGAGTTGGTGGCCATCGCCGTGCGGACCTCCCATGACCGCACGCGGCTGGAGGAGCTGCTGGAGGAGACGCAGCGCCAGTCCGAGGAGCTCCAGGCCCAGCAGGAGGAGCTGCGCGTCTCCAACGAAGAGATTGAAGAGCAGAGCCGCATCCTGAAGGAGTCCCAGGCCCGGCTGGAGGAGCAGCAGGCGGAGCTGGAGCAGACCAACTCCCAACTGGAGGCGCAGACGCAGCTGCTGGAGAAGCAGAAGGACGTCCTCACCCGGGCCCAGGCGGAGCTGACGGAGAAGGCCGAGGAGCTGGAGCGCACCGGCCGCTACAAGTCCGAGTTCCTGGCCAACATGAGCCACGAACTGCGCACGCCGCTCAACAGCTCGCTCATCCTGGCCAAGCTGCTGGCCGACAACAAGGATGGGAATCTCACCGAGGAGCAGGTGAAGTTCGCGCAGACCATCTCCGCGGCGGGCAACGACTTGCTCGCGCTCATCAACGACATCCTGGACCTGTCCCGCATCGAGGCGGGGAAGGTGGACCTCCTGCCGGAGGCGGTGAGCCTGCCGCGCTTCGTGGAGAACCTGTCGCGCACCTTCCAGGTGCTGGCGCAGGAGAAGGGCATCGGCTTCACCGCGCAGGTGGAGCCGGGAGCGCCGGCCACGGTGGAGACGGACCCCCAGCGGTTGGGCCAGGTGCTGAAGAACCTGCTCTCCAACGCGCTCAAGTTCACGGAGAAGGGCGTGGTGTCCCTGCGCGTCCTTCCCGCCGGTCCGGGCCGGGTGGCGTTCGCCGTCACGGACACCGGCATCGGCATTCCCGCTCACCTCCAGGGCCTCATCTTCGAGGCCTTCCGGCAGGCGGATGGCAGCACCCACCGCAAGTACGGCGGCTCGGGGCTGGGCCTCTCCATCTCCCGCGACCTGGCGCGGCTGCTGGGCGGCGACGTGTCGGTGGAGAGCACGCCCGGTCAGGGAAGCACCTTCACCGTGACGCTGCCGGTGGCGCTCGGCGACCGGACGCTGGTAGCTCGCGAGTCTCCTGGCGCGGTGGCCTCCTTCCGTGCGCCGGTGGCCCCGCCGCCCGCGCCCGTTCCCGCGTCGTTGGTGGAGACCGCGCCGCGCCCGCTGGCCGCCAGCGCCGTGGAGGACGACCGCGAGCAGTTGGCTCCGGACGCGCGCGTCATCCTCGTCGTCGAGGATGACCGGCGCTTCGCCCTCATCCTCCGGGACCTGGCGCGGGAGCTGGGCTTCCTGGCCATCGTCACCGACAACGGTAGTGACGCCTACCAGGCCGCCGTGCGGTACCAGCCGAGCGCCATCCTGCTGGACATGAACCTGCCGGACCATTCGGGCCTGGCGGTGCTGGACCAGCTCAAGCGCAACGCGAAGACGCGGCACATCCCCGTGCACGTCATCTCCGTGGCGGACCACTCGCGCGAGGCGCTGGAGCTGGGGGCCGTGGGCTATGCCCTCAAGCCGGTGCAGCGCGAGCAGCTCATGGAGGCCGTGCGCAAGCTGGAGACCAAGTTCTCCCCCGGCGTGCGGCGCGTGCTGGTGGTGGAGGACGACGCCCGCCAGCGCGAGAGCATCCAGCACCTGCTGGAGAGCGACGAGGTGGGCATCGTCGGCGTGGCCACGGCGGGGCAGGCGCTGGAGAAGCTGCGTGAGCGCACCTTCGACTGCATGGTGATGGACCTCAACCTGCCGGACCTCAGCGGCTACGAGCTGCTGGAGCAGATGGCCGCGCTGGAGAACGTCTCCTTCCCGCCCGTCATCGTCTACACGGGCCGCTCGATGACGCGCGACGAGGAGCAGCGGCTGCGGCGCTTCTCCAAGTCCATCATCATCAAGGGCGCGCGCTCGCCCGAGCGCCTGTTGGACGAAGTCACGCTCTTCCTCCATCAGGTGGAGGCGCGGATGCCCCCGGAGCGGCAGCGCATGCTGCAGGTGGCGCGCGACCGGGAGGCGGCGCTGGAGGGCCGGCGCATCCTGGTGGTGGAGGACGACGTGCGAAACATCTTCGCCCTGTCCAGCGTCCTGGAGCCGCGGGGCGCCAAGGTGGAGATTGCCCGCAACGGAAAGGAAGCGCTGGAGCGTCTGACGCGCAGCCTCGCCCAACCGTCGCAGACGGTGGACCTGGTGCTGATGGACATCATGATGCCGGAGATGGATGGGCTGGCGGCCATGCGCGAAATCCGCAAGCGCACCGAATGGCACAAGCTGCCCATCATCGCCCTGACTGCGAAGGCCATGCGGGATGACCAGGAGAAGTGCCTGGCCGCTGGCGCCAATGACTACATCGCCAAGCCTCTGGATGTGGAGAAGCTGCTGTCGCTCATCCGCGTCTGGATGCCCAAGGCCTAG
- a CDS encoding metallophosphoesterase family protein has protein sequence MAAVGDLHCREDHHGRFRQLVKQVNATADLLVLCGDLTDRGMIEEGKVLAEELSALRVPCAAVLGNHDYEHNQVKEICGELAKVGVHVLDGDHFIFEKVLGVAGVKGFGGGFGNATLQAFGEGQTKAFVQEAVTESLKLEAALSHLDVEKKVVIMHYAPVPDTLEGENIEIRPFLGTSRLSMPIDHYGAEAVFHGHAHHGARNGKTKSGIPVYNVAMPLLAKHTPDQRYVLLEV, from the coding sequence TTGGCGGCGGTCGGTGACCTGCACTGCCGCGAGGACCACCACGGTCGCTTCCGGCAACTGGTCAAGCAGGTGAACGCCACGGCGGACCTGCTCGTGTTGTGCGGCGACCTCACCGACCGCGGAATGATTGAAGAGGGCAAGGTGCTGGCGGAGGAGCTGTCCGCGCTCCGCGTTCCCTGTGCCGCGGTGCTCGGCAACCACGACTATGAGCACAACCAGGTGAAGGAGATTTGCGGCGAGCTGGCCAAGGTCGGCGTCCACGTGTTGGACGGGGACCACTTCATCTTCGAGAAGGTGCTGGGCGTGGCGGGCGTGAAGGGCTTTGGCGGCGGCTTCGGCAACGCGACACTCCAGGCCTTTGGCGAGGGTCAGACGAAGGCCTTCGTGCAGGAGGCCGTCACGGAGTCGCTCAAGCTGGAGGCCGCGCTGAGCCACCTCGACGTGGAGAAGAAGGTGGTCATCATGCACTACGCCCCGGTGCCGGACACGCTGGAGGGGGAGAACATCGAGATTCGCCCCTTCCTGGGCACCAGCCGCCTGTCCATGCCCATTGACCACTACGGCGCGGAGGCGGTGTTCCACGGGCACGCGCACCACGGCGCTCGCAACGGAAAGACGAAGAGCGGCATCCCCGTCTACAACGTGGCCATGCCCCTGTTGGCGAAGCACACCCCGGACCAGCGGTATGTGTTGCTGGAGGTGTAG
- a CDS encoding CheR family methyltransferase, with protein MRASKDLDIELRLLLDAIYLKYHYDFRGYAMASLKRRMTLAADHFGCRTLSQLQGRLIHEPDLFPELLNYLTVQVSEMFRDPSYFRSLRESVVPLLRTYPSLKVWVAGCSTGEEVYSLAILLREEGLLERTLIYATDINTQALQKAEAGVYAVDRIAAFTQNHSQSGASASLSDYYTAAYGNAVFDRTLKKHIVFSDHSLATDSVFAEVQLLSCRNVLIYFNRELQERALGLFKDSLCRRGFLGLGARESLRFSQHASAFTSLVWEDRLFQKV; from the coding sequence ATGAGGGCATCCAAGGACCTGGACATCGAGTTGAGGCTGCTGCTGGACGCCATCTACTTGAAGTACCACTACGACTTCCGTGGCTATGCCATGGCGTCGCTCAAGCGGCGCATGACGCTGGCCGCGGACCACTTCGGCTGCCGCACGTTGTCACAGCTCCAGGGCCGCCTCATTCACGAGCCGGACCTGTTTCCGGAGTTGCTCAACTACCTCACCGTGCAGGTGAGCGAGATGTTCCGGGATCCGTCCTACTTCCGCTCGCTGCGTGAGAGTGTCGTCCCGCTGCTCAGGACGTACCCGTCCCTCAAGGTCTGGGTGGCGGGGTGCAGCACGGGCGAGGAGGTCTACTCGCTGGCCATCCTGCTGCGCGAAGAGGGGCTGCTGGAGCGCACGCTCATCTACGCCACGGACATCAACACCCAGGCACTCCAGAAGGCGGAGGCGGGCGTCTACGCCGTGGACCGCATCGCCGCCTTCACCCAGAACCACAGCCAGTCCGGGGCTTCGGCCTCGCTCTCCGACTACTACACGGCGGCCTACGGGAACGCGGTGTTCGACCGCACATTGAAGAAGCACATCGTCTTCTCGGACCACAGCCTGGCCACCGACAGCGTCTTCGCGGAGGTCCAGCTGCTGTCCTGCCGCAACGTCCTCATCTACTTCAACCGCGAACTGCAGGAGCGCGCGCTCGGGCTGTTCAAGGACTCCCTCTGTCGCAGGGGGTTCCTGGGCCTGGGGGCCCGTGAGTCCTTGCGATTCTCTCAACACGCGTCGGCTTTCACCTCCCTCGTCTGGGAGGACCGCCTCTTCCAGAAAGTGTAG
- a CDS encoding hybrid sensor histidine kinase/response regulator, which produces MKVDGIGKDSVPMTPRVKCLLVDDLEENLIALAALLRREDVEVLQARSGADALELLLEHDDVALAFLDVQMPEMDGFELAELMRGSERTRDIPIIFVTAGAHDQRRRFKGYDAGAVDFLYKPLEPHVLRNKAEVFFQLHRQKQQLAHQLEELTETLRLNEMFTAVLGHDLRNPLSAILTAADLLFRRTEDPAVRKSASRMLTSGKRMGRMIEDVLDLARARLAGGIPLRRSETDFGLLVQRIVQEHHAAFPQHSLDVRKEGDLVGDWDSDRLAQVASNLIGNALQHGDTSEPVQLRLDGSHADSITFSVSNVGVIPAEQQPYLFDPFRGCSQQRARTGGLGLGLYIVQQIIHAHHGSVDVESGSGRHTVFRVVLPRRGTEVIKL; this is translated from the coding sequence ATGAAGGTTGACGGTATCGGGAAGGACTCCGTTCCCATGACGCCCCGGGTGAAATGCCTCCTCGTCGATGACCTCGAGGAGAACCTCATCGCGCTCGCTGCCCTGCTGCGCCGTGAGGACGTCGAGGTGCTCCAGGCCCGCTCGGGCGCGGATGCACTGGAGCTGCTGCTGGAGCACGATGACGTCGCGCTCGCGTTCCTCGACGTGCAGATGCCGGAGATGGATGGCTTCGAGCTGGCGGAGTTGATGCGCGGCTCGGAGCGCACGCGCGACATTCCCATCATCTTCGTCACCGCGGGGGCACACGACCAGCGTCGGCGCTTCAAGGGGTATGACGCGGGCGCGGTGGACTTCCTCTACAAGCCGCTGGAGCCGCACGTCCTGCGGAACAAGGCGGAGGTCTTCTTCCAGCTCCACCGGCAGAAGCAGCAGCTGGCCCACCAGTTGGAGGAGCTGACGGAGACGCTTCGCCTCAACGAGATGTTCACCGCCGTGCTGGGCCATGACCTGCGCAACCCGTTGAGCGCCATCCTCACGGCCGCGGACCTGCTCTTCCGCCGCACGGAGGACCCCGCTGTCCGCAAGAGCGCCAGCCGCATGCTGACGAGCGGCAAGCGCATGGGCCGGATGATTGAGGACGTTCTCGACCTGGCGCGGGCCCGGCTCGCGGGTGGCATCCCGCTGCGCCGGAGCGAGACGGACTTCGGTCTGCTCGTCCAGCGAATCGTCCAGGAGCACCACGCGGCGTTCCCCCAGCACTCCCTCGACGTGCGGAAGGAAGGGGACCTGGTGGGGGACTGGGATTCGGACCGGCTCGCGCAGGTGGCCTCGAACCTGATTGGCAACGCGCTTCAGCACGGGGACACCAGCGAGCCGGTGCAGCTCCGGCTGGATGGCAGCCACGCGGACTCCATCACCTTCTCCGTGTCCAACGTGGGCGTGATTCCCGCCGAGCAGCAGCCCTACCTCTTCGACCCGTTCCGGGGATGCTCACAACAGCGGGCTCGCACCGGAGGCCTGGGGCTGGGGCTCTACATCGTCCAGCAAATCATTCACGCGCATCACGGCAGCGTGGACGTGGAGTCCGGCTCCGGCCGTCACACCGTGTTCCGCGTCGTCCTGCCCCGGCGGGGGACGGAGGTCATCAAGCTGTGA
- a CDS encoding AmpG family muropeptide MFS transporter: protein MSKPSILEVLKSPRIWLLVAVGFASGLPLWLTGVTLSAWMKDEGVNLKTIGVFGLVSMPYTFKVLWAPLMDRYTLPFLGRRRGWMLVTQVLLMGAIAAMGLVNPKDAPVTMAAMAVLVTFLSASQDIVADAWRTDILTVEERGLGNSTYITGYRLGMLTAGALALTLSDIAGWSQTYFIMGLLMAVGVVATLLAPEPQGSKPPRNLTDAVVKPFVEYFTRKGAVAVILFLVLYKLGDAIAAGMVTPFYKELGFSNTEIGALSKGLGMVSTIAGGLLAGVLMVKLGTRRSLFVFGAAQALTNLMFMGLALVGKNDLMLAATITVDNLCGGLAVTAFAAYLMSLCHKSFSATQYALLSALGTVANRLISASSGYLAEWLGWPTFFAGTVLLAVPALVLLAFLPENAATPAEELPEPAPQGESSSSAAAVAR from the coding sequence ATGTCCAAGCCCTCCATCCTCGAAGTTCTCAAGAGCCCGCGCATCTGGCTGCTCGTGGCCGTTGGTTTCGCCTCGGGCCTGCCCCTGTGGCTGACGGGCGTCACGCTGTCGGCGTGGATGAAGGACGAGGGCGTCAACTTGAAGACGATTGGCGTCTTCGGCCTCGTGAGCATGCCGTACACCTTCAAGGTGCTCTGGGCGCCGTTGATGGACCGCTACACCCTGCCCTTCCTGGGCCGGCGGCGCGGGTGGATGCTGGTGACGCAGGTGCTGCTCATGGGCGCCATTGCCGCCATGGGTCTGGTGAATCCCAAGGACGCGCCGGTGACCATGGCCGCCATGGCGGTGCTGGTGACGTTCCTGTCCGCCAGTCAGGACATCGTCGCGGACGCGTGGCGCACGGACATCCTCACCGTGGAGGAGCGCGGCCTCGGCAACTCCACGTACATCACCGGTTACCGCCTGGGCATGCTCACCGCGGGCGCCCTGGCCCTGACGCTGTCGGACATCGCCGGCTGGTCCCAGACGTACTTCATCATGGGCCTGCTGATGGCCGTGGGCGTGGTGGCCACGCTCCTGGCCCCGGAGCCCCAGGGCTCGAAGCCGCCGCGCAACCTGACGGACGCCGTGGTGAAGCCCTTCGTGGAGTACTTCACGCGCAAGGGCGCCGTCGCCGTCATCCTCTTCCTGGTACTCTACAAGCTGGGAGACGCCATCGCCGCCGGAATGGTGACGCCCTTCTACAAAGAGCTGGGCTTCTCCAACACGGAGATTGGCGCGCTCAGCAAGGGCCTGGGCATGGTGTCCACCATCGCGGGTGGACTGCTGGCCGGCGTGCTGATGGTGAAGCTGGGCACGCGGCGCAGCCTCTTCGTCTTCGGCGCGGCACAAGCCCTCACCAACCTGATGTTCATGGGGCTGGCGCTGGTGGGGAAGAACGACCTGATGCTGGCGGCCACCATCACCGTGGACAACCTCTGCGGCGGTCTGGCGGTAACGGCCTTCGCCGCCTACCTGATGTCGCTGTGCCACAAGAGCTTCAGCGCCACGCAGTACGCGCTCCTGTCCGCGCTGGGCACGGTGGCCAACCGTCTCATCTCCGCCTCCTCCGGCTACCTGGCTGAGTGGCTGGGCTGGCCTACTTTCTTCGCCGGCACCGTGCTGCTCGCCGTGCCCGCGCTGGTGCTGCTCGCGTTCCTCCCAGAGAACGCCGCCACCCCGGCCGAGGAGCTCCCGGAGCCCGCGCCCCAAGGCGAGTCCTCATCCAGCGCGGCGGCCGTGGCCCGTTGA
- a CDS encoding nucleotidyltransferase: MEKRHPNHPGEMGTDAQLAERERAPDELNARARAVGLLIDAGVPFVVGGAYAYATYTGIYRDTKDLDLFPRKADALRALQVLEKDGWRTERADEVWLYKAFKGDYFVDFIFSSGNGVAVVDDEWFEHAPRATIFGHECLVAPAEEMIWSKAFVNERERYDGADVNHLLLKAGRNMDWERMMRRFDRYWEVLLSHLMMFRFAYPSERDAIPEWVMAELMSRTLHTLREGCWEEKLCRGNLISRVNYHVDIHHWGFSDGRSWDENERQRGDESGARSGLENSVGGGR; encoded by the coding sequence ATGGAAAAGAGACACCCCAACCATCCCGGCGAGATGGGTACGGACGCGCAGCTGGCAGAGCGTGAGCGGGCCCCGGACGAACTCAACGCCCGGGCCAGGGCCGTCGGGTTGCTGATCGACGCCGGGGTGCCCTTCGTCGTGGGCGGTGCCTACGCCTATGCGACGTACACCGGCATCTACCGCGACACGAAGGACCTGGACCTCTTCCCCCGCAAGGCGGACGCGCTCCGAGCGCTGCAAGTCCTGGAGAAGGATGGCTGGCGCACCGAGCGCGCGGACGAGGTCTGGCTCTACAAGGCCTTCAAGGGCGACTACTTCGTCGACTTCATCTTCTCCTCCGGCAACGGCGTGGCGGTGGTGGACGACGAGTGGTTCGAACACGCCCCGCGCGCCACCATCTTCGGGCACGAGTGTCTGGTGGCTCCCGCCGAGGAGATGATCTGGTCCAAGGCGTTCGTGAACGAGCGCGAGCGCTATGACGGCGCGGACGTGAACCACCTGCTGCTGAAGGCGGGCCGGAACATGGACTGGGAGCGGATGATGCGCCGGTTCGACCGGTACTGGGAGGTCCTGCTCAGTCACCTGATGATGTTCCGCTTCGCCTATCCGTCCGAGCGGGACGCCATTCCCGAATGGGTGATGGCGGAGCTGATGAGCCGCACGCTGCACACCCTGCGCGAGGGGTGCTGGGAAGAGAAGCTGTGCCGCGGCAACCTGATTTCCCGCGTGAACTATCACGTGGACATCCACCACTGGGGCTTCAGTGACGGGAGGTCCTGGGACGAGAACGAACGACAGCGAGGGGACGAGAGTGGCGCGCGATCCGGGCTCGAAAATTCGGTTGGCGGCGGTCGGTGA
- a CDS encoding chemotaxis protein CheB — protein MDFESLRGRIDAVVVGASAGGVEALVTVLPSLPRAFRPSVLVVIHQPRERRSMLVDIFSARCALPVREAQDKESVQPGTIYFAPPDYHLLVDEGPSLALSADDPVLFSRPSIDVLFESAADVYGHRLAGLILTGANSDGARGLAAVRDAGGVTLVQRPDTAHVATMPAAALARGPVDFVLSLEQLADLLRRVGGGHEG, from the coding sequence GTGGACTTCGAAAGCCTCCGGGGCCGTATCGACGCCGTGGTGGTGGGCGCTTCCGCCGGGGGCGTGGAAGCGCTGGTCACGGTGTTGCCCTCGCTTCCCCGCGCGTTCCGCCCCTCGGTGCTCGTCGTCATCCACCAACCCCGGGAGCGACGCAGCATGCTGGTGGACATCTTCTCCGCGCGCTGCGCGCTCCCCGTCCGGGAAGCGCAGGACAAGGAGTCCGTCCAGCCAGGGACCATCTACTTCGCGCCGCCCGACTACCACCTGCTCGTGGATGAAGGACCTTCGCTGGCCCTCTCCGCGGATGACCCCGTGCTCTTCTCCCGGCCGTCCATCGACGTGCTCTTCGAGTCGGCCGCGGACGTTTACGGTCACCGCCTGGCGGGCCTCATCCTCACGGGCGCGAATTCGGACGGTGCGCGCGGGCTGGCGGCCGTGCGGGACGCGGGCGGCGTGACATTGGTGCAGCGCCCCGACACGGCCCACGTCGCCACCATGCCCGCCGCGGCGCTGGCGCGTGGCCCCGTGGATTTCGTGCTCTCGCTCGAACAGCTGGCCGACCTGTTGCGGAGGGTAGGAGGTGGACATGAAGGTTGA